The DNA segment CCGATCCGGATACTGTCGCGTTTCCATTCCTGCATAATTTCTTTTTCGTTCATAATCTCCCTCCTCTGGCTTACCGGAATAACTGGTCATATCCGACGGAAAATATCATGCCGATAATCATGGCGATTCCCAGGGAATACTCCATTAACTTCGGTACCTTTTTGCAGACGGTCTTCACCAGGATCATCATGGAAATGGCGCCCACAAGGACAGCGATGGTGTTTCCGATGCCCTTTAAGACCTCACCGGCATTCAGATAGCCGAAAATTCCCAGAGAACAGGCGCCGCTTAAAACAACCAGCCATTTCATATCGCCGCCGGACACCTTGTTCCGGAGCGTCTCCAGAGACGGAGTCGCCACACCTGTGAATAAAAGCCAGCCGGCGCCGTTTAAAGCCATGGTAAACCAGGACACAGCCAGGCAGACAAGCGTGTACTGCTCCGAGCCCAGGGCCACACCGCAGGCCTCAGCGCCGATGTTGGCAGCCGACAGCTCCGTCGCGGCAGCACCGATGATGGAAAGGCGCAGCCAGGCCATGGGGCCGCCGATGGAAGCCATGAGGCCCACCATGACGATAAAAACGCCGAGAGCCGGCCCGATGGCGGAGATGCAGCCCACGCGGAACGCCTCCTTCGGGATTCTGGGATCAATTCCGGCCTTTTTCGTCATCTTCTGGCTCTGCCTGATATAAAGGGCCGCCTGAAGGGCTGAGATTAAGACCGTGATTCCGCAGAGGAGCCACAGGATTGAGGAATTTGATACCTGTTGGACTTGTTCAACAACACTCATAAAACTTTCCCCCTTACAATATTGTGCATAAAAAAGCAATTTCCCTGTATTTTTACGCACTAAAATAATTTTCTTTACACAACCCCAATTATGTAAAGAATTTCCATTTGAATTATAACATTGTCATACATTGAAGTCAATACGGACGTCATTGAAAGTCAAAATTCGCGGAAAGTTCTTTTGAATTGACAAAGAATTGCTTTCTGATTTCCATGTTCCATGGCAAATGACGTGGCAGGCGCAGCATGCCGCCGGAAGCCTCATACTCCGGGAAACGCGTCTCCCACAACACAAAAAACCCAGGCGTTTCAGCCTGGGTTTCCTCGTGCAGAAGAAGAGACTTGAACTCTCACGGTATTGCTACCACACGGACCTGAACCGTGCGCGTCTGCCAATTCCGCCACTTCTGCATCGTGCCGGTGCTTAACACCGGCAACGAAAAGAATTATAATATAAGAATGGAGATTTGTCAATTCTTTTTTGAATTTTTCACCAATTACCTACTCCGCCTGTCACGGGATCAATGAGCCGTCTGAATCGCAGCCAGCGCTGTTTCCAGAGAACCGGCATTTGCGCTCTCCCCGTAGGCCGCAAGAACGACCATATAGGAGTCCTGCTTCCGGCAGTAAAAATCACGGCGCATGTCCACATCGTTAATCAGCGAAATCTTCGTATAGGTCTGGCCGCCTACGGTCACGTCGGAAGCGGCTTCCCTGACGGTGAAGTAATCGCTCTTTGCATAAATCTCTGCCATGGCCTGCACAAAGGCTGCCGGCGTCATATCAGGCTTGGAAGACATATCGGCATAGTAGAGCTCCAGGCAGGAGCCGTCGCCGTCTGTCTCCACCTGGAAATCATAGGTGAGCTTCGGTTTTCCGATGGACGCGTAATCGTCGTCCTGGAAGTAATCCTCATAGCTTGCCAGCTCCGATGCATCCGCCAGATAGTACATGGCCGGGAAGGTGATTTTGATATTTGACCAGTTGTTGGTAAAGGTCGACACCTCCATCGTTCCGGCCGGGGCCCCCTGGTAAGCCTTCTCGTTCACCCAGGCGCCGTCCTCTCCAAAGGTATAGGAGACGCCGTCGATGGTGCGCGTCTCATTTGCTACCATCACGCCGCTGCCGTCCAGATAGTACCAGACTTCGTTCCCGCGGCCGTCTCCGCCTTCTGCCTCCAGCCAGCCTGTCTTACGGTTCCCGTTGGCATCATAATAGTACCAGCGGCCGTCCTCTTCCGTCCATCCAAACCGGACAGCAGGCTCTTCCGCTTCTTCCGACGGCTCCGCCATTGCCGGAAATGCTGCTGCCGCTCCCATGGACAAGGTTATGGCAAAAAGTAAAAATCTGCGTTTCAATTTCATATGAATCAGCTCCTTTTCCTGCTGTATTTCCCTGATGCCGGTATTATACAGGGAAAAAGGAACAGATGCAAGACAAAGACGGCTGGAAAAACTGGAATTAAGAAAGAATTAAACTTCTTCCCATTCCTCAAGCGCAAAGGACAGGCGGATTACCACATTCCCGTCTGCCGCGCCGGCCTCAAAAATATCGGCGGCTCCAATCAGGAATTTCAATGTCTCACAGCCGTCCTGACAGGAAAAGAAGCTGTTTCCCGTAACCGTTATCCGGAGAATCCTGCCGTTCTCCTCACGGTTTAAGACGGCCTCCCCCTTTAGCTCCAGCTCCAGACGCTCAAACGCTGCGTCCAAAAACGCTTTCCGGCCCGGGACCTCCGCCAGTTTATGCGCCCTGCCAAACGCTTCCATTCTCTCCTCCAGCTTCCTGATATCAAACTCCATGGTATTTCCTCCTCTCTTCTCAGCATATCACATTGTGCTTATGTTCACAATATTGATATTGTTTAATTTTGTCTATACTGATAACCATACAGCTTCAAATGGCAAAGGATTCGGTAATATGATTGACTTCAGTCCTCTATGGGCCACAATGGCCCGCCAGGACATCACACAGTACCGTTTGTTAAAGGACGGCATTGTTGATAATAAAACACTCGACGGAATCAAACACAACAGAAATATCACACTGCTCACACTGGAACGGCTTTGCAGATACCTGAACTGTACACCAAACGATATCGTCCGCTTTTTAGAGGACTGAGGTGTATCTGTTTTGCTGCCCGGATCCGGATCCTCTCTTTTCCGAAGGAAGTCGACAAAAACCGATTCTTTTCGTCATTTCCCATGCAGTAAACGTGTGCGTCAGGCGCACACTGCGCCGAAGCGCGGCTGCGCCGGCAGCCATTTTCCTCTGCGCGGAGTGCGCCTCCGCCGGAGGTTTTTATTGCATCGGGAACGCAGTTTCCCATGCAACAAAAAAACCCGGAACTGTCTCTCCTGAAACAGTTTCGGATTTCTTTTTTCCTGCGGAAGATGGGACTTGAACCCACACGATGTAACCACCACAAGATCCTTAGTCTTGCTCGTCTGCCAGTTCCGACACTTCCGCATGTCTGGCGAAGAAATTATTTTCTTTAACCGACGAACGATAGTATAGCATAAAACTGTCTGCTTGGCAACTGTTTTTTTCTAGTTTTTCAAATTTTTTGCTCCCATTCCGCAAAAAAGACGGCAGCGTCTTTTTAAATGGACACTGCCGCCGTCTTCTGTCTTTAGTTTTCCGGATGCTTCGGAAGGAAATCTTCCTTGTATTCCTTGTAGGTCTTCTTCACAACTCCGGTCAGTGCAAACAGGCCGATGACGTTGGGAACAACCATCAGGGAGTTGAAGCAGTCGGACATGTTCCAAATCGTAGAAACCTTCATCAGGGATCCAAGAATGATGAATACACATACAAGTGCGATATACGGTTTCACTGCTTTTGCGCCGAACAGGTATCTCACGTTGGTCTCACCGAAGAAGTACCAGCCGAGAATCGTAGAGAACGCAAAGAACAGCATACAGATTGCGATAAAGATCGCACCGAAGGAACCAAACGCTGCCTGGAACGCTGTCTGGGTCAGGGTAATACCTTCTACAAGGCTGCCATTCACATAAGCGGCAGAACCCGGCTCCAGCATCTTGGTGCCGATGATAACGAATGCCGTCATGTTGAGAACCAGGAACGTATCAATAAATACGGATACGATTGCAACCTGGCCCTGCTGGCACGGATGATCCACGTTTGCCTGTGCATGTGCATTCGGCGTGGAACCCATACCGGCTTCGTTGGAGAAGAGGCCTCTTGCAACGCCCTTCTTTACAGCTTCCTTCATGGCAACACCGAACGCGCCGCCGCATACAGCCTGGGGATTAAATGCACCCTGGATGATGGAAGCAAACATATACGGCACATTGGCGATGTTCATGATAACGATAATCAGGCCGCCAAGCAGATAGAAGCAGGCCATAATCGGAACCATTTTTTCCGTGATCTGGCCGATACGGGAGATACCGCCGCCGAAGATCAGGAATGCGATAATTGCCAGAACGATGCCGACAATCAGCTTATCCATCGGAACCTCAAGCCCAAGCAGGCTGATGTTTCCAACATGAGAGAAGAATGCCGTATGGAAGGCATCCGTGATGGAGTTGGCCTGAACTGCATTGCCGAATAGGCCGAGGGCAAGCGTAATCAGGACTGCGAAGATTCCTGCCAGCACCTTGCCGAAGCCGCCCTTGAAAGCCGCCCTTATGTAGTAAACAGGGCCGCCTGTGATCTGTCCGTCGTCGCCCTTGGTCCGGTACACCTGAGCCAGAGTCGCCTCACAGAAGATCGTTGCCATTCCAAGAAATGCAGATACCCACATCCAGAAGATTGCGCCCGGGCCGCCTGCCGCGATAGCCGTAGCAGCACCTGCCAGGTTTCCGGTTCCTACCTGAGCCGCAATGGCCGTCGTAAGAGCCTGGAAAGAAGAAATACCGCCCTCTTCTTTTTTCTTGGATTTGTCCTTTTTAAAGAGACCGCCGAAAACCCGGTTCCAGCCGTGTCCGAATTCACGAACCTGGACGAAGCCAGTCTGGAACGTGAACCAGATGCCGCCGCCCACAAGGGCTGCCAGCAGGACATATCCGGTCAATATGTCGTTGGTCTTTAAAAGGATTTCGTTAAAAAGATCCATACAGTTTTACCCCCTTAATTGGTATAATATCTGTCCCTTATAATATACCTCGAAAAAGCCATTCTGTCACGCATTTTTTACAATTTGTTTAGAGATTTTTTATCAAATTTTGTGCGATTTAACAATGCAGTGTGGTAAATCCGCTTTAGAGGCAGAAAAAACGCAGGCCGCATCCGGAGTTCTTCCGTCTGCGCCTGCGCTCTCTTCTGCCTGTTTAGTTCTCGTAGTGAAGATTTCCGTAATAGTGGTTTGTCGCCTTATTGAAGACAAAGCCCTTTAAGTCTGCCCTTCTGGCATTGATGTTCTGCTTATAATACAGCGGGACAATCGGGACTTCTTCCTTTAACATCTCCTGGATCTGCAAATAGAGATCCATCCGCTTCTCCGTATCCAGCTCGGAGGCCGCCTCGTCCATGAGGGCATCCAGCTCGTCGTTCTGCATGAAGGAATAGTTGTTTCCGTTGCGTCCGCAGTAGTCGCCGTGGAACAGCGGCGTCGTGCTCCGCATCGGATCCACGTTGCTGTTGCTCCAGCCGAGAATGAACATGTCGTTGTCGCCGTCCGCCAGCATATCCTGGAAGGCGCCGAAGTCGTACATGCTGATTTCCACGTTGATGCCCAGCTCCAGAAGCTGTGCCTGGATTAACTGCGCCGTCCGGTTGCGGATCTCACTGGATACGATAACCTCCAGATCAAAGCCGTCGGCATAGCCGGCCTCCGCAAGGAGTTCCTTTGCCTTTTCCGGGTCATAGGGGTATGCCTCAACGGATTCGCTCCAGCCCGGCACGGTCTTTCCGATACAGGAGTTTGCCACCTCTCCGCGGCCCTCAACGATGGCGTCGATGAAAACATCTTTGTCGATAGCGTAGGCGATGGCCTGGCGCACCCGCTTGTCGCTTAAGTATTCGTTCTGGAAATTCAGCCCCAAAAACTCGATGGACGGGCTCGGGCCTGCCTCAAGCACCAGCTCCGGATTGGCTTCCACATTGGCAGCCTCCGTCTCCGCGATGTCCAGAGCCATATCGATCTCTCCGGTCTCCAGGGCAATTACCCTGGACGTCTCCTCTACGATCACGCGGCAGGTCAGCTTGCTTGTGATCGGCTTTTCCCCGAAATAGTCATCGTTTCTCACAATCGTCCAGTGGTCGTTGGGCACCCACTCCACAAATTTGAACGGGCCTGTTCCCACCGGCTGCTCGACGTACTGGTCTCCCGCTTCCGTGACGGCTTTCTCCGACACGATCATCATGTTGGAGTTTGTTAAAAGGTACAGCATGGCGGCGCAGGGCTGGTTTAAAGTCAGCGTCACCTCGTAGTCGCCGTCCACCGTGACCGTATCGAAATAAGAAGCCGTCGACTTCGTGCTGGCCATTTCCTTTGCCCGCTCCAGGGTGAATTTGACGTCACTGGCTTTCAGCTCGGTGCCGTCGTGGAACTTTACGCCCTGCTTGATGACAAAATGATACGTGGTGTCGTCCGGCATGTCAAAGGATTCCGCCAGGTCGCCGATCACGGTCTCCCCGTCTTCGTCCAGCTTTAAAAGTCCGTTGTACATATGACGCACCAGCATGGCAGAATAAACGTCCGACTGCCCTGCCGGGTCCGTAGATTTGATATCGGCCTTTCCGCCCAGGATAATCTCATCGCGTGTGACGGCGCCGTCTCCCGACTCTGCCGAGGAGCTCTCTGCCGATGTACCGGCGTCTGTCGTGCCGGCTGCCGTGGTTCCGGAACCGGAATTCTGGGAACCGCAGGCCGAAAGCATCATTGCTGCTGCCAGAACCGCCGCTACGGCGGCCGCTGCCTTCCTCTTTTTCATAATCTTCTCCTCCAATCAGCTATTTTTCTCGCTATGATATCACTGCGCGGTGTTAAAGTCAAGATGTTCGCGCATTCGGATTTTTCATGGCAGATATAACAATGATTTATAAAACAGCAGATTCCTGTCCACCCCGGTTATATTTTCTGTGGAAAGGCGCAAAAAAAGAAGACGGCTTGTACAACTTTTGTACTTTGCCGTCTGTCTCGTTTCTGTTCCTGATATCCCTGGTAATTTATGCCAGCTTGGATTTTGCCAGCTCTGCCAGCTTTGCGAAGCCTTCTGCGTCGTTGATTGCCATCTCGGACAGAACCTTGCGGTTTAAGGTTACGCCAGCCTGCTTTAAGCCGTACATAAACTTGCTGTAAGAAAGGCCGTTCATTCTGGCAGCAGCGTTGATACGTGCGATCCAGAGCTGTCTGAACTGTCTCTTTCTCTCTTTTCTGCCTGCGTAGGAGCTCTTTAATGCTCTCATTACGGACTGTTTTGCAATTCTATACTGTTTGGAACGGGCGCCTCTGTAACCTTTGGCTAACTTCAGCACTCTGTTATGTCTCTTCTTGGCGTTTAAGCCACCTTTAATTCTTGCCATTGCTTATTTCCTCCTTCTTAATTCCGAATCTATTATAAATACGGTAAAATCTTCTTCATTACCTTGCTGTTGGTGCTGTCGGTAACGATGTCTTTTCTCAGATTTCTTTTCCGCTTCGTAGATTTCTTAGTTAAGATATGGGATTTGTAGGCTTTGTTTCTTACTAACAGGCCTGTTCCGGTTTTTTTGAAACGCTTTGCAGCTGCTCTGCTTGTTTTCATTTTAGGCATAGTGATTTCCTCCTTAAACTTGTTCCTATCTTTTTGCAGTTAAAAACATAACCATGCTTCTTCCCTCTACCTTGGAAGGCTTGTCGATCACAGCGATATCGGAAAGCTTTTCAGCGAAGTCATCCAGAATGTACTTCGACTGGTTCATATGGGCAATTTCACGGCCGCGGAAACGAAGGGTAATCTTTACTTTGTTCCCTTTTTCGATGAATTTCCTGGCTGAGCCGATCTTGGTATTCAAATCGTTGGTATCAATGTTCGGGGAAAGTCTGACTTCCTTTACCTCGATAACCTTCTGCTTTTTCCTGGCTTCCTTCTCCTTGCGGATCATCTCGTACTTATATTTGCCGTAGTCGATGATTTTGCAGACCGGCGGCTTTGCAGTCGGCGCGATCTTCACCAGGTCCAGTTCCGCGTCGCGGGCCATTTTGTAGGCATCCTTTGCGGACATGATTCCAAGCTGCTCTCCGTTCTCCCCAATCAAACGAACTTCCTTATCCCGAATCTGTTCGTTAATCATTAAATCGCTAATAGTCGTGCACCTCCATAACATCAAAGATGAGTAGTTGATAGAAAAGAAAAAGCAGATAGAAAACTATCCGCTCAATGAACTGCATCGGTTTTGCTTATGCTGCTGCACGGCCGTAAACCAATTCTGTCTATGAACCCGGGTCACTTGCTCGTGCCAGGGTGAGGCGGATACCTGCTTTCCTGTTGGCTGTATTCACAACCTTTGTAACTATACTATATCTGCCTGCATTTGTCAATGGGTTGTGGAAAAATTTTCTTTCCATATGTAAAGGGACCCGCAGCGCCTGCGAATCCCCGTCCATGCATGTTATTTCGTCTTGAAGCTCTTGCATTCCGTCTGGCCGACGGTCTTTGCGCCGTCGCCGGCAATGGAAATCCTCTCTGCGCGGCACTGGTGGTCGTCGTTGTAGACGCAGTTTACGGCGTCACAGTCCACCATGAGCTTCGTCTCCGGTGTTTTGAACAGGTTCTTGAACATGCCGCCGCGGTTCTCCTCAAAGCTTCCGCAGCAGGTATCGCAGCAGTTTTTCGCCGCCTGGCCTTCCACATAGATCCCGCTCTTGCAGCAGCAGTTTTCCGAGTTGTGGACGCATGTCTTTACCGAACATTCCAGTCTTGTCACTTCGCATTCCTCCTTCTTCTTTCATTACAGAAGGTAGTATGCTCAGTTTTCCCCTTTTAATCCGTAACCTCGTTCACCGGCACGCCGAAACGCTTTAACCGCTCGAGGAATGTGGCAAAATCTTTCATTAAAGGATAAATTTTCACGATGCTTGCGCCGTCTTTATCAAACAGCTCGTAGTAGGACAGCGTCCCGCCCTTTGCGCGTTTATGGATGACGGCGCGGCGGATGTCCCCTACGGCCACGGTACGGCTTCGCCCAAAGGCCGGACGGACGCGGACGGTTTCCCCTTCGGCCGTCACCTGCCACATGATTCCCCAATAAGTAAAGCCCAGTCCCACCAGGGCGAAAAAGATGAAAAACACTTTGAAAAACAGATTGCCTTCCGAAACCGGGTTCCTGTAAAAGCTGAACATGGTCGCCGCATCCACAAGGCCGATGAGCGGCACCATGATATTGTATTTGATTTTTAAACGGGGCAGCTTGGAAAGCTGCGGTTTCACGTCTTTTTTCAGTTTCATATGCTACCTCTTCTAAATTAAAAGTAATACGGCTGCCGTCAGGCTCACAATGGCTGTGAGGATCGAAACCGAGTTGACGGCGCTTGCCAGGTTCACATCGCCTTCGATCATGGACGTGTAGGCCACACAGAGGGAGGCCACCGGCGCGAACATCAGGACTGCCAAAGCATGGCGGATCTCCTCGGAAAACGGGCCGAAGAAATAAAAGCCGGCTGACAGGGCCGCGGAAATAAGGAGCCGCGTCCCGACGATCTTTGCTGCGCTTTTCACCTGTTTCCTGCTCATATGAAGGTTGATGCCCAGGCCGATCATCATCAGGGACAGAAAGCTGTTGGCATTTCCCACGGTCTCCGCAAAGCTCAGAACCACGGCCGGCAGCCGGAGGTTCAAAAGGGTCAGGACTGTCATAAGGATGTAGCAGTCAAAGGGGATCGAGGAAAAGAGCCGAAGCACCATCCCCGCAGGCCCGCTTTTCTTCCCTTTTCCAGCCACGGCCGAAGCAGCCGTGTAGGAAATCCCCGTGCAGATCATGGAGTTTCCCGCGTCAAAAAGGCTGGTGACGGCGACGCCGACAGGGCCTAAAAAGCTCTGGACAAATGGCATCGTAAAGCAGCCGATGTTGTAGCCGGACGCATTTAAGAGCCCGAAGGCCTTTTCCTCCCGCGTCCCATTCCAGAACAGCAGATACCCCACCGCCATATAAAAGCCGCTTAAAAGGAAGCCCACGGCAACGATGGAGAGCATGGACACGTCCATGGTGATCCGGCTGAAAT comes from the Eubacteriaceae bacterium Marseille-Q4139 genome and includes:
- a CDS encoding DUF5058 family protein, whose product is MSVVEQVQQVSNSSILWLLCGITVLISALQAALYIRQSQKMTKKAGIDPRIPKEAFRVGCISAIGPALGVFIVMVGLMASIGGPMAWLRLSIIGAAATELSAANIGAEACGVALGSEQYTLVCLAVSWFTMALNGAGWLLFTGVATPSLETLRNKVSGGDMKWLVVLSGACSLGIFGYLNAGEVLKGIGNTIAVLVGAISMMILVKTVCKKVPKLMEYSLGIAMIIGMIFSVGYDQLFR
- a CDS encoding helix-turn-helix domain-containing protein; this encodes MIDFSPLWATMARQDITQYRLLKDGIVDNKTLDGIKHNRNITLLTLERLCRYLNCTPNDIVRFLED
- a CDS encoding alanine:cation symporter family protein, with protein sequence MDLFNEILLKTNDILTGYVLLAALVGGGIWFTFQTGFVQVREFGHGWNRVFGGLFKKDKSKKKEEGGISSFQALTTAIAAQVGTGNLAGAATAIAAGGPGAIFWMWVSAFLGMATIFCEATLAQVYRTKGDDGQITGGPVYYIRAAFKGGFGKVLAGIFAVLITLALGLFGNAVQANSITDAFHTAFFSHVGNISLLGLEVPMDKLIVGIVLAIIAFLIFGGGISRIGQITEKMVPIMACFYLLGGLIIVIMNIANVPYMFASIIQGAFNPQAVCGGAFGVAMKEAVKKGVARGLFSNEAGMGSTPNAHAQANVDHPCQQGQVAIVSVFIDTFLVLNMTAFVIIGTKMLEPGSAAYVNGSLVEGITLTQTAFQAAFGSFGAIFIAICMLFFAFSTILGWYFFGETNVRYLFGAKAVKPYIALVCVFIILGSLMKVSTIWNMSDCFNSLMVVPNVIGLFALTGVVKKTYKEYKEDFLPKHPEN
- the rplT gene encoding 50S ribosomal protein L20; amino-acid sequence: MARIKGGLNAKKRHNRVLKLAKGYRGARSKQYRIAKQSVMRALKSSYAGRKERKRQFRQLWIARINAAARMNGLSYSKFMYGLKQAGVTLNRKVLSEMAINDAEGFAKLAELAKSKLA
- the rpmI gene encoding 50S ribosomal protein L35; this translates as MPKMKTSRAAAKRFKKTGTGLLVRNKAYKSHILTKKSTKRKRNLRKDIVTDSTNSKVMKKILPYL
- the infC gene encoding translation initiation factor IF-3, which gives rise to MINEQIRDKEVRLIGENGEQLGIMSAKDAYKMARDAELDLVKIAPTAKPPVCKIIDYGKYKYEMIRKEKEARKKQKVIEVKEVRLSPNIDTNDLNTKIGSARKFIEKGNKVKITLRFRGREIAHMNQSKYILDDFAEKLSDIAVIDKPSKVEGRSMVMFLTAKR
- a CDS encoding DUF1540 domain-containing protein yields the protein MTRLECSVKTCVHNSENCCCKSGIYVEGQAAKNCCDTCCGSFEENRGGMFKNLFKTPETKLMVDCDAVNCVYNDDHQCRAERISIAGDGAKTVGQTECKSFKTK
- a CDS encoding AEC family transporter, whose amino-acid sequence is MGTVFVKAACFILIIFLGYASKRMGLLRQEDLPVFSKLVIKITLPAAIVTNFSRITMDVSMLSIVAVGFLLSGFYMAVGYLLFWNGTREEKAFGLLNASGYNIGCFTMPFVQSFLGPVGVAVTSLFDAGNSMICTGISYTAASAVAGKGKKSGPAGMVLRLFSSIPFDCYILMTVLTLLNLRLPAVVLSFAETVGNANSFLSLMMIGLGINLHMSRKQVKSAAKIVGTRLLISAALSAGFYFFGPFSEEIRHALAVLMFAPVASLCVAYTSMIEGDVNLASAVNSVSILTAIVSLTAAVLLLI